The Tripterygium wilfordii isolate XIE 37 chromosome 17, ASM1340144v1, whole genome shotgun sequence genome has a window encoding:
- the LOC119982693 gene encoding probable leucine-rich repeat receptor-like protein kinase At5g49770, which yields MGTRNQVFLLVVFFQISLIAASQTDNGDFIALKSLKDAWHNTPPSWGQIDPCGENWVGINCTESRVTSITLSSMGLEGQLTGDISTLSELQILDLSSNKGLNGSLPSSIGNLKKLTTLNLIGCSFSGHIPESIGSLPQLVVLYLNGNRFSGAIPPTIGNLTNLYLLDITDNQLEGPIPVSNGTTPGLDMLVRAKHFHFGNNKLSGPIPSQLFSSNMTLIHVLLDSNQLSGSIPSTLVFVKTLEVLRLDRNSLGGFVPSNFNNLTSLQELYLSNNKLSGPLPNLTGLNSLNYLDLSNNSLDTSDVPSWFSTVQSLTTLMMEDCRIQGEVPVSLFGLPNLETVVLRRNYLNGTLDIGTSHSDQLKLIDFQNNLISAFTQRPRDDKFKLILAGNPICDEIGQTKSYCTTPEVDSSPYMTPPNNCIPAPCSADQVSSPNCRCAFPYTGTLIFRAPSFSNLGNKTYYVTLEQFLMNSIQLPKAAVDSVSLRNPRKNPFDYLELTLELFPSGQDSFNRTIIFEIGFILSNHNFEPSEFFGNFYFKADAYKHFSGESLGSHKSTSIYIVIGAAVGVVVLLLLLLLFVGIYAYCQKKRAKSATEQNPFANWESSKSSGSIPQLKGARFFSFEEVKKYTNNFLEGNEIGTGGYGKVYRGTLPDGQLIAIKRAQQGSTQGGLEFKTEIELLSRVHHKNVVSLIGFCFEQGDQMLIYEYITNGNLRDCLSGKTGINLDWMRRLKVILGAARGLAYLHELASPSIIHRDIKSTNILLDEHLNAKVADFGLSKLASDGNKAHVSTQVKGTMGYLDPEYFMTQQLTEKSDVFSFGVLMLELITARRPLEQGQYIVRVVRIAMDRTKELYNLHEILDQKLELGPKLKGLEKFVDLAMNCVQESGVDRPTMGEVVKVIENIMQVAGLNPNAESTSTSPTSDQTSKGISFGSCDL from the exons ATGGGAACAAGAAATCAAGTTTTTCTGCTGGttgtttttttccaaatttctcTTATAGCTGCATCACAGACTGATAATGGTGATT TTATTGCTTTAAAGTCTCTCAAGGATGCTTGGCACAACACCCCACCTAGTTGGGGACAGATAGATCCATGTGGAGAGAATTGGGTAGGCATAAATTGCACCGAATCACGTGTGACTTCCAT AACTTTGTCAAGCATGGGATTGGAGGGTCAGCTGACGGGGGATATTTCAACATTGTCGGAATTACAGATATT GGACCTTTCTTCCAACAAGGGCCTCAATGGTTCTCTCCCTTCATCAATTGGGAATTTGAAGAAGTTAACAACTTT AAACCTAATTGGTTGCAGCTTTTCTGGTCATATTCCCGAGTCAATTGGATCTCTGCCGCAGCTTGTCGTTCT ATATCTTAATGGTAATAGATTCAGCGGAGCAATTCCACCTACCATTGGAAATTTGACGAATCTTTATTTGCTGGACATCACTGACAACCAACTCGAAGGACCTATCCCCGTCTCCAATGGGACTACTCCTGGTCTTGATATGCTCGTCCGTGCAAAACACTT TCATTTCGGAAACAATAAGCTCTCGGGTCCAATCCCGTCTCAGCTTTTCAGTTCAAATATGACTTTGATACATGT GCTTCTTGACAGCAACCAACTCAGTGGAAGCATTCCTTCGACCCTTGTATTTGTGAAGACTTTGGAGGTTCT ACGTTTAGACAGGAATTCATTAGGTGGTTTTGTCCCTTCAAATTTCAACAATCTCACAAGTTTGCAAGAGCT GTATTTGTCTAACAATAAATTGAGTGGCCCTTTGCCAAACCTTACTGGTTTGAACTCTCTCAACTACTT GGATTTGAGCAATAATAGTCTTGATACCTCAGATGTGCCATCGTGGTTTTCAACCGTTCAGTCCTTGACAACATT AATGATGGAAGATTGTAGAATTCAAGGAGAAGTTCCTGTCAGCCTTTTCGGCCTCCCCAATCTAGAGACTGT GGTGTTGAGGCGCAATTACCTCAATGGCACTCTAGATATTGGAACTAGTCATAGCGATCAACTAAAGCTCATTGATTTCCAGAACAATCTCATTTCTGCCTTCACACAAAGACCACGAGACGACAAATTTAAATTGAT ACTTGCTGGGAACCCAATTTGTGATGAAATTGGACAAACTAAGAGTTACTGCACGACTCCAGAAGTTGATTCATCACCATACATGACACCACCAAACAACTGCATCCCTGCCCCTTGCAGTGCAGACCAGGTTTCGAGCCCCAACTGTCGATGTGCATTTCCATATACGGGAACTCTAATCTTTAGAGCTCCTTCGTTCTCCAACTTGGGAAACAAAACGTACTATGTTACTCTAGAGCAGTTTCTTATGAATTCTATTCAGTTGCCTAAAGCTGCAGTGGATTCAGTTTCTCTACGTAATccaagaaagaatccatttgaTTACCTTGAATTGACTCTGGAACTCTTCCCATCCGGCCAagatagtttcaatcgaacTATTATTTTTGAGATTGGTTTCATACTTAGCAACCATAATTTCGAGCCCTCAGAATTCTTTGGAAATTTCTACTTTAAAGCTGATGCCTATAAGCATTTTTCAG GGGAATCTCTGGGATCACACAAGTCAACAAGCATCTACATTGTCATTGGAGCTGCTGTTGGTGTTGTTGTTCTCCTGCTGCTTCTGTTGCTCTTTGTAGGGATTTATGCTTATTGTCAGAAGAAGAGAGCGAAAAGTGCGACAGAACAGAACCCTTTCG CAAATTGGGAGTCGAGTAAGAGTAGTGGCAGCATTCCTCAATTAAAAGGAGCACGATTCTTCTCTTTTGAAGAGGTCAAGAAATACACCAATAACTTTTTAGAGGGCAATGAGATTGGAACTGGTGGATATGGAAAG GTTTACCGAGGAACTCTTCCTGACGGGCAACTGATTGCAATAAAACGAGCTCAACAAGGATCTACGCAGGGTGGGCTTGAATTTAAAACTGAGATTGAACTTCTTTCAAGAGTCCATCATAAAAATGTCGTCAGCCTTATTGGATTCTGCTTTGAACAAGGCGACCAAATGCTGATATATGAATATATTACAAATGGTAACCTGAGGGATTGTCTATCAG GGAAAACTGGAATCAATCTGGATTGGATGAGAAGACTTAAAGTAATCCTTGGTGCAGCTAGAGGTCTGGCTTATCTGCATGAGCTTGCATCCCCTTCCATTATCCATAGGGATATCAAATCAACCAACATTTTACTGGATGAACATTTGAATGCAAAAGTTGCTGACTTTGGTCTCTCCAAGCTTGCAAGTGATGGCAACAAGGCTCATGTTAGTACTCAAGTTAAAGGGACAATG GGTTATTTGGATCCAGAATATTTTATGACACAGCAATTGACAGAGAAAAGTGACGTTTTTAGCTTTGGTGTGCTAATGTTGGAGCTAATAACAGCTAGAAGGCCGTTAGAACAAGGGCAATATATTGTTAGAGTGGTAAGGATAGCAATGGACAGAACAAAAGAATTATACAACCTCCATGAAATTCTTGATCAAAAACTGGAGTTGGGTCCTAAACTTAAAGGTCTAGAAAAGTTCGTGGATTTGGCAATGAACTGTGTACAAGAGTCAGGTGTTGATAGGCCTACAATGGGGGAGGTGGTGAAAGTGATTGAGAACATAATGCAGGTGGCTGGTCTGAACCCAAATGCTGAATCAACCTCAACTTCTCCAACTTCTGATCAAACAAGTAAAGGAATTTCCTTTGGCTCTTGTGATTTGTGA